A single Lolium perenne isolate Kyuss_39 chromosome 6, Kyuss_2.0, whole genome shotgun sequence DNA region contains:
- the LOC127326427 gene encoding heavy metal-associated isoprenylated plant protein 47-like: MKQKIVIRVEMTCNKCRSKAMALVAATVGVDSVALAGDSKDQVVVVGDGVDSVKLTTALRKKVGHAQLVQVGEVKKEEEKKKPAEAAAAIVEYTYPWHYYQYPPAGAYSYQQYYSPPDTCWM; the protein is encoded by the coding sequence ATGAAGCAAAAGATTGTGATCAGGGTGGAGATGACGTGCAACAAGTGCCGGTCGAAGGCAATGGCGCTGGTGGCTGCGACGGTGGGGGTGGACTCGGTGGCGCTGGCCGGGGACAGCAAGGACCAGGTGGTTGTGGTCGGCGACGGCGTCGACTCCGTCAAGCTCACCACCGCGCTGCGAAAGAAGGTTGGCCACGCCCAGTTGGTGCAGGTCGGCGAGGtcaagaaggaggaggagaaaaaGAAGCCCGCCgaagcagccgccgccatcgtcgaaTATACGTACCCGTGGCACTACTATCAGTACCCTCCTGCCGGCGCGTATAGTTACCAGCAGTATTACTCCC
- the LOC127326567 gene encoding disease resistance protein Pik-1, with amino-acid sequence MKQKIVIKVEMTCDKCRSKAMSLVAATVGVDSVALAGDGKDQVVVVGDVDSIKLTSALRKKVGHAQLVQVGEVKKEEEKKKPAEAAAAAAVVEYAYPWHYYQYPPAGAYGYQQYYSRPDTCWM; translated from the coding sequence ATGAAGCAGAAGATCGTGATCAAGGTGGAGATGACGTGCGACAAGTGCCGGTCCAAGGCGATGTCGCtggtggcggcgacggtggggGTCGATTCGGTGGCGTTGGCTGGGGACGGCAAGGatcaggtggtggtggtcggcgacgTCGACTCCATCAAGCTCACCAGCGCGCTTCGCAAGAAGGTCGGCCACGCGCAGCTCGTGCAGGTCGGCGAGGTCAAGaaagaggaggagaagaagaagcccGCCGAAGCAGCTGCCGCTGCTGCCGTAGTTGAGTACGCGTACCCGTGGCACTACTATCAGTACCCTCCTGCCGGCGCGTATGGTTACCAGCAGTATTACTCCCGGCCGGACACCTGCTGGATGTAG
- the LOC127326445 gene encoding heavy metal-associated isoprenylated plant protein 47, producing the protein MTQKIVIKVDMTSDRCRSKAMALVAATSGVDSVALAGDPKDQVVVVGDGVDPVKLITVLRRKVGHAQLVQVGEAKKEEKKPAAAVEYTYQYYPSHAVPLYEHTAGAYGYQQYHSRPGTCSIM; encoded by the coding sequence ATGACGCAAAAGATTGTGATCAAGGTGGATATGACGTCCGACAGGTGCCGGTCCAAGGCCATGGCGCTGGTGGCGGCGACGTCAGGGGTGGACTCGGTGGCACTCGCCGGAGATCCCAAGGACCAGGTGGTAGTCGTCGGAGACGGCGTCGACCCCGTCAAACTCATCACCGTGCTGCGCAGGAAGGTCGGCCACGCGCAGCTCGTGCAGGTCGGCGAAGCcaagaaagaggagaagaagcccGCCGCCGCCGTTGAGTACACTTACCAGTACTACCCTTCGCACGCGGTGCCGCTCTACGAGCACACCGCCGGCGCCTACGGTTACCAGCAGTACCACTCCCGGCCGGGCACCTGCTCCATAATGTAG